From Camelus bactrianus isolate YW-2024 breed Bactrian camel chromosome 16, ASM4877302v1, whole genome shotgun sequence, the proteins below share one genomic window:
- the LOC123615210 gene encoding uncharacterized protein LOC123615210 — protein MDRSPRQEVRRELPQERALPRGGASKAPASAGQAFPANCSGSEPSATAPPGGGGGGGGGGWAGPGAAALQPCPGARCLPGRCKRSPPAFQVPYPPRQLLRDFQSHLPYQYLHYAQFKANRLEKAVAAAYTFLQKNPKHAITTDGLLPNLEAQPEEAVFLRAAKLYNSGVSGAARRTGSGPWPSTWPSLPGVWLAARGPTSRRTSRTSTQPEQPLEPSLCAKNAVSSLLLQDFCSSWDTHPQDL, from the exons atggatagatcACCCAGGCAGGAAGTCA GGCGAGAGCTGCCGCAAGAGCGTGCATTACCTCGAGGTGGCGCTTCGAAGGCACCGGCTTCTGCGGGACAGGCCTTCCCCGCCAATTGCAGCGGCTCCGAGCCCTCAGCCACCGCGcccccgggcggcggcggcggcggcggcggcggcgggtggGCCGGCCCGGGAGCTGCGGCTCTTCAGCCATGTCCTGGAGCGCGCTGCCTGCCTGGGCGCTGTAAGCGTTCTCCTCCCGCCTTCCAGGTGCCCTACCCGCCACGCCAGCTGCTGCGTGACTTCCAGAGCCACCTGCCCTACCAGTACCTGCACTACGCACAGTTCAAG GCTAACCGGCTGGAGAAGGCGGTGGCCGCCGCCTACACCTTCCTCCAGAAGAACCCGAAGCATGCGATCACCACCGACGGGCTCCTCCCGAACTTGGAGGCCCAGCCCGAGGAGGCCGTCTTCCTCCGGGCTGCGAAGCTCTACAACAGCGGGGTTTCCGGAGCAGCACGGAGGACAGGGAGCGGGCCCTGGCCGAGTACCTGGCCATCTTTGCCCGGTGTCTGGCTGGCTGCGAGGGGGCCCACGAGCAGGCGGACTTCAAGGACTTCTACCCAGCCAGAGCAG CCCTTGGAGCCTTCACTCTGTGCCAAGAATGCAGTCAGCTCACTCCTGCTGCAGGACTTCTGCTCGTCCTGGGACACTCACCCTCAGGATCTTTGA
- the XYLT2 gene encoding xylosyltransferase 2 isoform X2, with protein sequence MVASARVQKLVRRYKLAIATALAILLLQGLVVWSFSVLEEDEPGEKGRQKKPRPLDPGEGSKDTDSSAGRRGSAGRRHGRWRGRTESPGVPVAKVVRAVTSRHRASRRILPTPPPEAPGRQNLSGAAAGEALVGAAGFPHGDTGSVEGAPQPTDNGFTPKCEIVGKDALSALARASSKQCQQEIANVVCLHQAGGLMPKAVPRHCQRAGKISPGIQWDEVRAQQPVDGPPVRVAYMLVVHGRAIRQLKRLLKAVYHEQHFFYIHVDKRSNYLHREVVELARQYDNVRVTPWRMVTIWGGASLLRMYLRSMRDLLEVPGWAWDFFINLSATDYPTRTNEELVAFLSKNRDKNFLKSHGRDNSRFIKKQGLDRLFHECDSHMWRLGERQIPAGIVVDGGSDWFVLTRSFVEYVVYTDDPLVAQLRQFYMYTLLPAESFFHTVLENSPACESLVDNNLRVTNWNRKLGCKCQYKHIVDWCGCSPNDFKPQDFLRLQQVSRPTFFARKFESTVNQEVLEILDFHLYGSYPPGTPALKAYWENTYDVADGPSGLSDVMLTAYTAFARLSLRHATTAASPLANPLCRFEPRGLPSSVHLYFYDDHFQGYLVTQAVQPSAQGPAETLEMWLMPQGLLKLLGRSDQASRLQSLE encoded by the exons ATGGTGGCGAGCGCGCGGGTGCAGAAGCTGGTGCGGCGCTACAAGCTGGCGATCGCCACGGCGCTGGCCATTCTGCTGCTTCAGGGCCTGGTGGTGTGGAGCTTCAGCGTCCTGGAGGAGGACGAGCCGGGCGAG AAAGGAAGGCAGAAGAAGCCACGGCCGCTAGACCCCGGCGAGGGCTCCAAGGACACAGACAGCTCAGCTGGGCGGAGGGGCAGTGCAGGCAGAAGGCATGGGCGCTGGCGGGGCCGCACTGAGAGCCCCGGCGTGCCCGTGGCCAAGGTGGTGCGGGCGGTAACCAGCCGGCACAGGGCCAGCCGGCGgatcctgcccaccccacccccagaggccCCGGGCCGCCAGAACCTGAGTGGGGCAGCCGCTGGGGAGGCGCTGGTTGGGGCAGCTGGCTTCCCACATGGAGACACAGGGAGTGTGGAGGGTGCCCCCCAGCCCACAGACAATGGCTTCACGCCCAAGTGCGAGATCGTGGGCAAGGATGCGCTGTCTGCACTGGCTCGGGCCAGCTCCAAGCAGTGCCAGCAGGAGATCGCCAACGTGGTGTGTCTGCACCAGGCCGGGGGCCTCATGCCCAAGGCTGTACCCCGGCACTGCCAGCGGGCTG GGAAGATAAGCCCCGGCATCCAGTGGGATGAGGTCCGGGCCCAGCAGCCCGTGGATGGCCCCCCAGTACGAGTCGCCTACATGCTGGTGGTTCATGGCCGTGCCATCCGCCAGCTGAAGCGTCTCCTCAAGGCTGTCTACCACGAGCAGCACTTCTTCTACATCCACGTGGACAAG CGCTCCAACTACCTGCACCGTGAGGTGGTGGAGCTGGCTCGGCAATATGATAATGTGCGGGTGACGCCCTGGCGCATGGTCACCATCTGGGGTGGGGCCAGCCTGCTGAGGATGTATCTGCGGAGCATGCGGGACCTGTTGGAGGTGCCTGGCTGGGCGTGGGACTTCTTCATCAACCTCAGTGCCACCGACTACCCGACCAG GACCAATGAGGAGCTCGTGGCTTTCCTGTCCAAGAACCGGGACAAGAATTTCCTGAAGTCGCATGGCCGGGACAACTCCAG GTTCATCAAGAAACAGGGCCTGGACCGGCTCTTCCATGAGTGTGACTCCCACATGTGGCGCCTGGGCGAGCGGCAGATCCCCGCAGGCATCGTGGTGGACGGCGGCTCTGATTGGTTCGTGCTGACGCGCAGCTTTGTGGAGTATGTGGTGTACACAGACGACCCACTGGTGGCCCAGCTACGTCAGTTCTACATGTACACACTGCTCCCAGCTGAG TCCTTCTTCCACACGGTGCTGGAGAACAGCCCGGCCTGCGAGAGCCTCGTGGACAACAACCTGCGGGTCACCAACTGGAACCGCAAGCTGGGCTGCAAGTGCCAGTACAAGCACATCGTGGACTGGTGCGGCTGCTCCCCCAACGACTTCAAGCCGCAGGACTTCCTTCGGCTGCAG CAAGTCTCCAGACCCACCTTCTTCGCCCGGAAGTTTGAGTCGACTGTGAACCAGGAGGTACTGGAAATCCTGGATTTCCACCTGTATGGCAGCTACCCCCCCGGCACCCCGgccctcaaggcctactgggagaACACCTATGACGTGGCCGACGGCCCCAGTGGGCTCAGTGATGTCATGCTCACCGCTTACACTGCCTTTGCCCGCCTCAGCCTGCGCCATGCCACCACCGCTGCATCCCCACTGGCCAACCCACTCTGCAG GTTTGAGCCCAGGGGCTTGCCGTCCAGCGTGCACCTGTATTTCTATGACGACCATTTCCAGGGCTACCTGGTGACGCAGGCGGTGCAGCCCTCAGCCCAGGGGCCGGCAGAGACGCTTGAGATGTGGCTGATGCCCCAGGGGTTGCTGAAGCTGTTGGGGCGCAGTGACCAGGCCAGCCGGCTCCAGAGTTTGGAG TGA